In the Elizabethkingia bruuniana genome, TATTATATGCTAAAAGTGCTGCTCCTGTTAGTGTTCAGAACGGGCAAAATGATTTAGCTGTTTCCTTTCACCGTAATACGGTTCGGGTAGATGTAAATGTAGATACCCGGGGGCTTTTTGGTAAAGTCGATAACTCGACAACTGTAGAGCTTGGTACAGGGACAGGAGGGTCGTTTGCAAGTGTTGTTAAATCCGGAGACCTGAATATATTTACGGGTGCTTATACTAATATACAGGCTGTAACTGCGTTGATACCGGGTAGTAGTCTGGTGAATACTGTGGGAGCACAAGGCGATGTCGGTGCAACAAAAACAGCTTCTTTTTATACGGTGGATGCCAGTGCTAATGCTATACCTGCTAGTCTTAGTGTAAGACTCGGTACGTTAGGGGTGAATATGGACGATAATACTCTCAGAACTTTTACAGGAGCATCAGTTGTCTATACTAATAGTGCAATAACACCAGTAATTGGTACTCAATATTCATTAAGCGCCCGAATGATAGAATCAGGGATTCAACAGGGAACAGCTACATGGGCACGTACAAATTTACAGTATATGGATAGTGCTGTGGATAAGTACCGTTTTCTTCCCACTAATGATATTCCAATAAATGCATTGCTTAATATTCTTGATCTGGTGCAATTAGGGTTGAATGGAAATACATTTAACAATAAGATTACAAATCTATATTGGAACTGGAATGCTACAACGCCTACGGGAACGGCAGGAAGTGGTGATCCATGTGCTTTAGTGTATCCGGCAGGTAAATGGAGAACTCCTACGCAGGCAGAATTTACTTCTTTAGGATCGGATAACACCGCTTCAGGACGTTATGTCGATGTAGGGAATGGAGTAATTGCTAATGCTCTTTTTGGGGGGGTATGGCCAATTCCAGGGACTGTTGATTCTGCTTTTCCGGTACATTCTCAACGGTTGTTTATGCCAATGTATGGCTATCGTGCATCAACTGGTACTATTATGGATACACCAAGTAGTCTTATTCCGCTTGTTGCAGCTTCTGTTACCTCTAATTATTGGTCTTCAGGCTCAACGGGAAATGGAGTGAAATTTTTCAGAAGTTTGACTACAGTATTGGCTGTTGTATGTCTAGATTCCGGATATTCTACTCCTGTTGAGGGAGCACCCGGTAAGGGGATGAGTGTCCGCTGTGTAAGAAGTTAATAATTTATTTACAATCACTTCACAATATATATATCATAAATGGGGTAATTTGGAGTTTCCAATTACTCCATTTATTGTTAATTGGAAGAGTGTTTTGAATAAATGGTAAATAACGAGAGGAAAAAGGTTAAAAATTGATAATATTTTTTCTAGTCAGGGAAATAATATGTAGTTTTGCGCCAAACAAAAATATGATGAAAGAAAATATGAAAAAAAATAATGAAATTAAAACTTAATAGTTTTTCAGTTTTTTATTGCTCCTGTGTACTGCTTTTTTCATGTACTAAAAAAGAAGAGCAAAAAATAACACAACAACAAGAAATTGCCGGGAACGAAACTGATATATCCAAGGATAATGTAAGTCGTTCAGTTGCTAATTACTGGGATCATTACAATTTTGCCGATACAAATGCTATTAAAGATCCTGCTCAGGCAGAACAGGCTCTGGTAGATTTTATTGCCTTGTTTCCGGATGCAAACCAGAAACAGATTTCTCAGTCTATCAATGCAATGTTTGAAAAGGCTTCTGTAAATAAAGAGGTATTCAGTTTTTTCAAAGATGGATATGAAAAGTATCTTTATGATCCTAATTCTCCGTTACATAATGATGTGTATTTTTTGCCAGTACTAGAGTACTTGGTAAATACAAAGCATCTTAATGATACGGAAAAAATAAGATACAGAATGTTGCTGAAACTGGTGAATAAGAATATGCCGGGATCAGTAGCAACTGATTTTGAATTTATAGATTCTTCAGGTAAAAGCCAAAATCTTCATGAGATTAAAGCACCGGAAAAATTACTTGTTTTTTATGATCCTGAATGTTCACACTGCGCAGAAGCTATTAAGCAAATGAGTCAGGACGTGAGGATTAATACGCTTCTTAATCAGGCAAAGCTGAAAGTTGTTGCAGTGAGTCCTGTTGAAGATATTAATAAATGGAAAGCATATCAGGCTAATATACCCACAAAGTGGATTAATGGTTTTGATAAGAAAGGCGATTTGAAACAAAAAGAGCTTTACGATATCAAGGCTTTTCCTACTATCTATCTGCTTGATGAAAATAATGAAGTTGTTCTGAAAGATACTAGTCTGGAACAAGTTTTGAGTTTGTTTAAGATCTGAAGATGATTTTATAATAAACGATTATTTTTTTTAATTATTGATTTTAATTTTATAAATTTCTGTTACTTCTTCAGTTAAGTAACTTTACTAACATTTTAATGCTCTGAAAATGCAGAAGATAGTGTACAGAGTGAAATGCAGCACTTTTTTGTTAGTAGTTTATCTTTAATGGATATGAAATTATTAATAGTATTTGTACCTTTTATTATTGCCATGTTACTAAGCGGGGTAATGATTCCGTATATTCTTCTCATTTCGTATAAAAAGAGACTTTTCGATCCTATCGATTCAAGAAAATTACATAAACGGATAGTCCCCAGGCTAGGTGGTGTTGCTTTTGCTCCAATACAGTGCTGTTTATTAGTTATTACATTTATGAGTATCTATAAACTTAATATAATTAATGTAAACTTACAAATTGAATCGTGGGCGTTAGTGCCTAGTATAATGATGCTTTTGTGTGGTTTGGTAATTTTGTTTATTGTAGGCCTTGGGGATGATCTAATAGGGGTAAATTACAGAACGAAATTTTTGACACAGATATTTGTAGCAAGTCTTTTCCCACTAAGTGATCTTTGGATTAATGATTTATACGGATTAGGTTTTCTTATCTCTTTGCCAGCCTGGGCTGGAATGCCTTTGACCGTATTTGTCGTGGTACTTATTATCAATGCAATAAATCTTATGGATGGCCTAGATGGATTATGCTCAGGGTTAGTAGGGCTAGGATGTATTGTGCTAGGAAGTTTGTTTATATATTATGGCGCATGGTTACATGCATTGTTTGCGTTTATTACTGCAGGAGTTTTGGTGCCATTCTTTTATTATAATGTCTATGGAACCGCTCGACGCCGACGTCAAATATTTATGGGAGACACTGGTAGTATGACATTAGGATATTCTGTTGCTTTTCTGGCAATAAGTTTTGCAATGAATAATCATTATATAAAGCCCTTCTCTGAAGGTGCAATTGTTGTTGCTTTCTCTACGCTTATCGTTCCTATTCTGGATGTAGCGAGGGTTATGTACGTACGATGGAGAGCTGGAAAGTCAATGTTTTCTGCTGATCGTAATCATTTGCATCATAAATTTCTTCGTTCAGGAATGTCTCATCGTATAGCTATGGTATCTATATTGGGATTGGCACTGTTTTTTTGTATCTTTAATATAGTAATGGTAGAAATAATTAGCAATAATGTAGTGGTAGTATGTGATATCTTATTATGGATATCTTTTCATTATATTTTTGATAAAGTGTTTGCAAGAAAAATGAAGACACATAAGCAAAAGAAAATTGAAGTAATTAATTTGACTGAAAATTAAGATTATGAAAATTGTTGTTATAGGAGGATCGGGTTTTGTAGGGACACGCCTGATGGATTTATTACTATCATCAGCTCAGTATGATCTGCTTAATATAGACAAAAATATAAGTGAAAAATTCCCTAATATTACTATAATTGGTAATGTTATGGATAAGAATATATTAACCACCAAGTTGCGAGGGACTGATGTTGTTATATTGCTTGCGGCGGAACATAGGGATGATGTAAAACCTGTTTCTCTATATTATGATATTAATGTTGAGGGGATGCGTAATACGTTAGAAGCAATGAAAGCTAATGATGTAAAACGTATTGTATTTACAAGTACTGTTGCGGTTTATGGATTAGATAAAAATAATCCAGATGAAACTTTTCCGGCTGACCCGTTTAATCATTATGGAAAAAGTAAATGGAAAGCTGAGGAGGTATTACAGGAATGGTATAAAAAACATAATGACTGGAATATCAATATAATCCGTCCCACAGTAATATTTGGAGAGGGAAACAGGGGGAATGTTTATAACTTACTAAACCAGATTGCTAATGGTAAATTTATGATGATAGGAAAAGGTAATAATCAGAAATCAATGTCATATATAAGAAATGTTATAGCTTTTATCAAGTTTTTAATTGAAGAAAAAAAGACGGGCTATAACATTTATAATTATGTTGATAAACCAGATTTTACAACGAATGATCTTGTTCATCATACGAGTAAGATTCTGAATAAAAATATTCCTACAATCTATATTCCTTATTGGCTGGGTATGCTTGGAGGATATGGTTTTGATGTATTAGCTTGGATTTCCGGAAAAAGACTAAATATAAGTTCAATAAGAGTTAAGAAATTCTGTGCGATTACGCGGTATGATTCTTCAAAAGTCATGGCATCCGGATTTACGCCTCCTTATACAATGGAAGAAGGTCTGAAAAATATGTTAAGTCAGGAATTTGTAAAATAAAACTGTTTAATAATTTAATAGTTTGGAAAATAAAGGAATAGATTTTCAGTCTGGTTTTCTTAGTCTTAATTTGAAAGAAGTTTGTCATCATAGAGATTTGTTATTGCTTTTAATTAACAGAGAATTTGCAGCTTATTTTAAAAAAAACTACATCTGTGATCTTTTTTGGAAATGTAATCAGGGTTGTAACAAATGGAACTTCTGGAATATTGTTTTATTTATCTAAAGTAGTATTGAATTATTATTCGATTAGCTTTTGATTATAATATTATTATGAAATAACTATGGAAAATATTATAAGTTCTAAACCATATATAATTATATTTGATAAAATTGGTTCTTCAGAATTAGGGTATATAACTATTGCTGAAACTCAAAAAAATATACCGTTTAATATTAAACGGGTGTATTGGACTTATTATACACCTCAGGATGTTATACGGGGTGGTCACGCGCATAAAAATCTTCAACAAGTTATTTTTGCTGTGTCTGGAATAATTACATTCAATACTGAAGATAAGAATGGGAATAAAGAACAATTTATATTAGATCATCCGGCAAAAGGATTATATATCCCTAACTTGATTTGGCGTGATATTCATTTTACACATAATGCGGTATTATTATGTTTAGCTTCAGAATATTATGGTGAAGAGGATTATTTTAGAGACTATCAGGAATTTAAAAATATTAATAAATGATGAATGTTCTGATAACATCGTTTGGTTCAAATACAAGTATTGGTGTTGCAAAATGTCTTAAAGACACATGCTTCATAGTTGGTACAGATAGTAATCCTTATTATGAATGTAATGGTTATGCATTTGCAGATGAAATTGAGTTATTGCCTTATTATAATGATCCTTTGTATAAGGATGTTCTACTTAGCCTGATTGAAAAATATAAGATAGATTGTATTATACCAATTCATGATAAAGAAATAGAAGTGATATCAAAACTAAATGATGCAGGGATTATAAAAAATGTAAAAATTGCAACGAATCCTTTTGATGTAAATGAATTGTGCAATGATAAAGCTTTGATTAATAGCTATTTAATGGATTTTATCCAGGTTCCGATAATGTATCAGGATGTAAATTCAATTAAAAACTTTCCTGTTATTGTTAAAGATAATGATGGGGTTAGTAGCAGAAATATCTTTATTGCTTATAGTAAGGAAGAGCTTGTTGATATAGATATTAGTAATAAAATAATTCAACAATATATTAAAGGAGAAGAATATACGGTAGACTGTTTTACAAGCTACATTAATGAGGAGGTATTTTATTATTCTGTTAGAAAAAGGATTGAAACCAAGTCAGGAATGAGTGTGAAAAGTGAAATTATAGATCATCCGTTAATAGGCGGATATTGTAAGAAAATACATCAATTCTTACAATATAAAGGAGTGTCTAATATACAATTTATTGTACAGGATAATATACCATACTTTATAGAAATTAATCCCAGATTTGCAGGTGCTGGAATACTGACATATAAGTCAGGTTATAACTTTCCTTTATTTACAATACAAGAACTTTGTAATAGTATAGTAACACCCAAGGCGTCTTTACAAATTGGAAATAAAATGGTAAGATATTATGAAGAAACCTTTTTTAATGGAGCCAACCATAGTATTAGACTTTGATGATACATTAATTAGTACAAATAGGCGTCAATATGAGGTAATTAAATCTTTTTTTGATGGTTATAATATTGTGATTGATCCATTTGATGAATATATTGATTATAGAAAAACTTTTAAGGCAACTAATGTAAATTTTGCAAATAGATTTATCACTAATTCAGATTTAAAAAATACATACAGAGATTATTTTATTAAAAATATAGAGTCAGATGTCTTTTTAAGATATGATCAATTAATTGTTGATCTTAACCTTATCAGAAAAGTTTCGACGAAAATAAATTTAGTACTGCTATCATTAAGGTCTTCTCGGGAACAAGGAATAAAGCAATTAATTAAACTTGGTCTTAAAGATTGTTT is a window encoding:
- a CDS encoding fibrobacter succinogenes major paralogous domain-containing protein, with protein sequence MKSISENFTKIIKGIALGSVVFISVNSCSSRDDKSEELVPTAKATLNFNIVGIEGGDISANASVGRQGSVLAGSSVIAKENMVSLKDFDVLTSMEKVGGLGAVASSNGVKGALAATQPMAAGVKYLIQVYVAGTTTNPVVSQVATAGTTPSPAITVPAGQSYDWYVFSTNDATAPVINNGVISSSTIANKDVLYAKSAAPVSVQNGQNDLAVSFHRNTVRVDVNVDTRGLFGKVDNSTTVELGTGTGGSFASVVKSGDLNIFTGAYTNIQAVTALIPGSSLVNTVGAQGDVGATKTASFYTVDASANAIPASLSVRLGTLGVNMDDNTLRTFTGASVVYTNSAITPVIGTQYSLSARMIESGIQQGTATWARTNLQYMDSAVDKYRFLPTNDIPINALLNILDLVQLGLNGNTFNNKITNLYWNWNATTPTGTAGSGDPCALVYPAGKWRTPTQAEFTSLGSDNTASGRYVDVGNGVIANALFGGVWPIPGTVDSAFPVHSQRLFMPMYGYRASTGTIMDTPSSLIPLVAASVTSNYWSSGSTGNGVKFFRSLTTVLAVVCLDSGYSTPVEGAPGKGMSVRCVRS
- a CDS encoding DUF5106 domain-containing protein: MKLKLNSFSVFYCSCVLLFSCTKKEEQKITQQQEIAGNETDISKDNVSRSVANYWDHYNFADTNAIKDPAQAEQALVDFIALFPDANQKQISQSINAMFEKASVNKEVFSFFKDGYEKYLYDPNSPLHNDVYFLPVLEYLVNTKHLNDTEKIRYRMLLKLVNKNMPGSVATDFEFIDSSGKSQNLHEIKAPEKLLVFYDPECSHCAEAIKQMSQDVRINTLLNQAKLKVVAVSPVEDINKWKAYQANIPTKWINGFDKKGDLKQKELYDIKAFPTIYLLDENNEVVLKDTSLEQVLSLFKI
- a CDS encoding MraY family glycosyltransferase; the protein is MKLLIVFVPFIIAMLLSGVMIPYILLISYKKRLFDPIDSRKLHKRIVPRLGGVAFAPIQCCLLVITFMSIYKLNIINVNLQIESWALVPSIMMLLCGLVILFIVGLGDDLIGVNYRTKFLTQIFVASLFPLSDLWINDLYGLGFLISLPAWAGMPLTVFVVVLIINAINLMDGLDGLCSGLVGLGCIVLGSLFIYYGAWLHALFAFITAGVLVPFFYYNVYGTARRRRQIFMGDTGSMTLGYSVAFLAISFAMNNHYIKPFSEGAIVVAFSTLIVPILDVARVMYVRWRAGKSMFSADRNHLHHKFLRSGMSHRIAMVSILGLALFFCIFNIVMVEIISNNVVVVCDILLWISFHYIFDKVFARKMKTHKQKKIEVINLTEN
- a CDS encoding NAD-dependent epimerase/dehydratase family protein; this translates as MKIVVIGGSGFVGTRLMDLLLSSAQYDLLNIDKNISEKFPNITIIGNVMDKNILTTKLRGTDVVILLAAEHRDDVKPVSLYYDINVEGMRNTLEAMKANDVKRIVFTSTVAVYGLDKNNPDETFPADPFNHYGKSKWKAEEVLQEWYKKHNDWNINIIRPTVIFGEGNRGNVYNLLNQIANGKFMMIGKGNNQKSMSYIRNVIAFIKFLIEEKKTGYNIYNYVDKPDFTTNDLVHHTSKILNKNIPTIYIPYWLGMLGGYGFDVLAWISGKRLNISSIRVKKFCAITRYDSSKVMASGFTPPYTMEEGLKNMLSQEFVK
- a CDS encoding sugar 3,4-ketoisomerase, which gives rise to MENIISSKPYIIIFDKIGSSELGYITIAETQKNIPFNIKRVYWTYYTPQDVIRGGHAHKNLQQVIFAVSGIITFNTEDKNGNKEQFILDHPAKGLYIPNLIWRDIHFTHNAVLLCLASEYYGEEDYFRDYQEFKNINK
- a CDS encoding ATP-grasp domain-containing protein, yielding MMNVLITSFGSNTSIGVAKCLKDTCFIVGTDSNPYYECNGYAFADEIELLPYYNDPLYKDVLLSLIEKYKIDCIIPIHDKEIEVISKLNDAGIIKNVKIATNPFDVNELCNDKALINSYLMDFIQVPIMYQDVNSIKNFPVIVKDNDGVSSRNIFIAYSKEELVDIDISNKIIQQYIKGEEYTVDCFTSYINEEVFYYSVRKRIETKSGMSVKSEIIDHPLIGGYCKKIHQFLQYKGVSNIQFIVQDNIPYFIEINPRFAGAGILTYKSGYNFPLFTIQELCNSIVTPKASLQIGNKMVRYYEETFFNGANHSIRL
- a CDS encoding HAD family hydrolase; this encodes MKKPFLMEPTIVLDFDDTLISTNRRQYEVIKSFFDGYNIVIDPFDEYIDYRKTFKATNVNFANRFITNSDLKNTYRDYFIKNIESDVFLRYDQLIVDLNLIRKVSTKINLVLLSLRSSREQGIKQLIKLGLKDCFNEILFVKHEIYNPKIEVLNNLKLQTQEITFVGDSINDYEAARESGVDFIGVGTGLFILPENLNILDNINVYLEKLI